Below is a window of Pirellulales bacterium DNA.
GCCTTCGCCCATATGACAAATCTGTAAATCCTTGATTTTCTGGCTACATTCCTCAACAGGAGGGCTCGGTTGCCGCAAAAAAACGATCGCCGCCCGCCCACCTGCCAACTCTGCTGCCTCCTGCTGCAAGTACTCAACTTTGATTTTTCGGCCGATTCTCGCGTTTCTTTCACGCGCGTTGGACAATTACGCTTGTCGCCGCGAAATGTGAAAACTCCTAAAACTCGAAAACTCTGAGAGTTGAACTAAAGGGGTTGCATTTTGCGACACTTTGGGCAAAATACTGGATTCGCTAAATTTGGTAATTTTGCCCGCTGAGAGACCGCTGCCTAAACGGCTGCGATCTGCACAATCTTAGGTAGATGTTATGGCCGAAACGCTGAAAGTTGAGCCGCGAAAACTGCAAGGCAAGCGCAATTCGAAGCGGCTACGCCGATCGGGCAAGATTCCTGCCGTCGTTTATGGTCACGGCCAAGAGGCCGTCAGTATTGCGGTGGCGTCCGAGGCGATCGTCGCCACGGTGCGGCACGGAGCGCGTGTCGTGCAACTGCAAGGCGCGGTCAGCGATAGTGCATTGATTCGCGAGTTGCAGTTCGATCCGTTCGGGCTGGAGATTCTGCACGTGGATTTTGCGCGCGTCTCGGCAGACGAGCGGGTTCACGTCAAAGTGGCCGTGGAGATTAAGGGGCAGGCTCAAGGCGCTAAGGAAGGAGGCGTCGTCGAGCATTTGATTCACGAAGTCGAAATCGAATGCCCCGTCAGCGCGATTCCCGACAAATTGATCGTAAATGTCGGCGCGCTAAAGCTCGATGGGGAGATCATGGTCGAACAGATTCCGCTGCCCGAGGGCGTGAAGCTACTCAGCGATGGCGATCAGGTGGCGGTCCACTGCGTCAAGCCGAAGGAAGACGGTGAAGAA
It encodes the following:
- a CDS encoding 50S ribosomal protein L25, which gives rise to MAETLKVEPRKLQGKRNSKRLRRSGKIPAVVYGHGQEAVSIAVASEAIVATVRHGARVVQLQGAVSDSALIRELQFDPFGLEILHVDFARVSADERVHVKVAVEIKGQAQGAKEGGVVEHLIHEVEIECPVSAIPDKLIVNVGALKLDGEIMVEQIPLPEGVKLLSDGDQVAVHCVKPKEDGEEGAAAAVTGEGAEPELIRKEKPAEEEEES